The DNA sequence CAAAACTTCAGAAACCCATGTCGTCGAAAATGGAGAGCAGTAAAACTCTTCCCCAAGAATGTTTGAACAAAACGTTGGGCAGTGAGCATAATGAGACGACTTGGTTCAATCAGAGTCTGACATTTGTGAGCAAGGGGACCACCCGGTTGCATGACCCACTCTTCCTCCACATTAGCATAAAAAACATCACCAATAGCAATAACATCATCATTCGAAGAAAATTTAGCCTGGACATCCTGGGCTGTCCTTTTCTTTGGCTTTTTGATATCCTCAGCCCAAGCAGGTTCAAGCTTACCCATTGAAATTCCCAATGACTTCAGCTTCTTAACATGGTCATCGTCCACATAGCAAGGCAGTGGCAGTGAGAAATAGCATATAACCCTGTCTATGTGTAAGTGGTTCTTTTTAGATTCGGTAAACTCTTCAAATGTGACTACCACTTTTCTTCCCAAACAATTATTTATATGTTCAATATCAAGTACCCGATTGTATTGATAATCAAATTTGGAGCTGGGAATAACTAAAATGCGGTTGAGGAGGGCTGCAAAGAACATGTGTTTTTCTAAACAAATCAAGTGGTTGGACATCTGCCCAGACAAGCATATTGCAAACAGATACTTATCAGATCTCGGCTTCCATTCTATGGTTGGCCTCTGGGACATATTCTGATTAACCTTTGGACACCTATTAAAACTGAAAGCCCCGAAATTGAGATCCCCGTTGTCGTCCACCAATTCGGACAGGTTCCCAGATGGATGAGACGACAAGAGGACTTGCTGAATCTCTTTATTCAACGAAATCTGCTTCAGCAGAGCAGATTTAAAATCGGCAGAGGAGAGAAGAACCTGCCGTGTAGAGAAATCAAGAGTGGAATTAGAAGGAATGGGCGCGGAATCAGCAAATGCAGTATGGTTCCAAAGAGAGAAGAGACTCAACTGCTGCTGCCTCAACAAATACAAAGCTCGCAATTCGGATTCCCTCATACGATCAGTGGGAGAATCGGCTTTAACGATGGAAATATTGGTGGTAAATAAGTTTCGAACATCTGTGGTGAAATAAATGAGGAGGATGAAGAGAGGGGGGAAGATGGCGAAGAGGTACCTCTTATTAAAGGAGAAACGATGAGCAGAAAGTCTAGACTTGAAATCCTCGATCTGGAAGCCGGATCGATGAGGGAGCTTCCGCTCATTTTCGTCGATAAGGTTTTGTCGATCCTCCTCATCGTCGGAAGATTCCCTCTCCATTTCGAAATGCAATGCCCAAATGCCCAAAGGCCcaattaaatttcaaagaatGGAGAGTGAGTTCATGTATGTATTTAGAAAATCAAAGAGGAAAGTGGTAGAGAGCGATGATGAAGATGTGGGCCGTAGGGGGAGAGGGAAGGTGGAGGTGGGGTTAGGATTGGATGGAATTCTGGACTTAGAATCAGATTCAAGTTGTGATTTGTAACGGGGAGGGTGGCAGGGGGCTTCGGAAGCAAGGAATGAAAGGAGTTGGGGATGTCGGTGGGTGATAGTGAAAACTGAAACCCCATCCACCACCACTACAAGACGTTTCAACCATTGGCCGTTGCCCGTCCCGACTCCGCTTcttttatattgattaattaattaattaattaattttagaagataaataagaaaattttactcaattttttaattaaaaagataaagtgCAGGAACTTTTTTGtacattggattttttttataggtttaaattatttatttatttattatttattttcatatcaataagttatttcttaaaaaatatatatataacttttatataaataatgtctaatatatatatatagtttgacCTGTTCATGACTTTGCGTGATAACCTCGAGCATCTCCtaaaaactagatttttttatttttagcatttaagTTCTTTACAAAAAATCACATACAACACATATTCAATATATGAGGcgaataatataatattataataaaataattattatcatgATAATATTAATAGTATAAGcaataacataaaaattttaaaatgtaaccCTTTTCAATAATTTTCGCTAGATAAAAACAAGCCAAGCACCCAACTCACCACCGAAATGATGACAGAGCGCCACGCCTATAACAAAGAGGCCACGTAGGTGCGGTCCATGCTTCCACTCCCGATATAGAAAGAAAGGATTGCTCTTCCCCATCATTCAGCTTTGAACCTTCTTCAAAAATGCAGGCGAGTCTCAACTGCTAATCTTCATCTAACTCTCTACTTTTGGTTTTGTCTTTATTCCAGAAGGAGGAAGTGGAGATGGAGATCAAcagagggaaagaaaagaaggaaaagaaaagggaagacTCTGGAATCCCAATTCCTAACTCAACCACCCCCAAGAGTCTGATTCTCCCACTAAGTGATCAGTGATCACCACCATAACCTGCATGTAGAATTGTTCTATCACTACTTACTATGACTTCGATTATGAGGACCCTTGTATGAAAAACA is a window from the Vitis riparia cultivar Riparia Gloire de Montpellier isolate 1030 chromosome 9, EGFV_Vit.rip_1.0, whole genome shotgun sequence genome containing:
- the LOC117922733 gene encoding O-fucosyltransferase 36, which translates into the protein MERESSDDEEDRQNLIDENERKLPHRSGFQIEDFKSRLSAHRFSFNKRYLFAIFPPLFILLIYFTTDVRNLFTTNISIVKADSPTDRMRESELRALYLLRQQQLSLFSLWNHTAFADSAPIPSNSTLDFSTRQVLLSSADFKSALLKQISLNKEIQQVLLSSHPSGNLSELVDDNGDLNFGAFSFNRCPKVNQNMSQRPTIEWKPRSDKYLFAICLSGQMSNHLICLEKHMFFAALLNRILVIPSSKFDYQYNRVLDIEHINNCLGRKVVVTFEEFTESKKNHLHIDRVICYFSLPLPCYVDDDHVKKLKSLGISMGKLEPAWAEDIKKPKKRTAQDVQAKFSSNDDVIAIGDVFYANVEEEWVMQPGGPLAHKCQTLIEPSRLIMLTAQRFVQTFLGKSFTALHFRRHGFLKFCNAKERSCFFPIPQAADCISRVVERADTPVIYLSTDAAESETGLLQSLVVLNGKLVPLIKRPTRNSAEKWDALLYRHGLDGDSQVEAMLDKTICAMASVFIGAPGSTFTEDILRLRRGWGSASHCDEYLCQGEQPNFIADNE